Proteins found in one Mesorhizobium sp. CAU 1732 genomic segment:
- the phaC gene encoding class I poly(R)-hydroxyalkanoic acid synthase, whose amino-acid sequence MAKVDDSNSSHTQGPASVEQYLVKDPERFAVNLARVIEEAGKAAAAWAGPREKGEVRDTMAEPVTDMVKTFSKLTEYWLSDPSRALEAQTRLFSGYMNVWTNAMQRMGDAEIEDAVQPEKGDKRFQDPEWAKNAFFDFLKQTYLVTSKWAGDLVEHADGLDEHTRHKAQFYVKQITQAISPSNFILTNPEIFRETISSNGENLVRGMRMLAEDITAGGGDLKLRQADYSRFEVGRNIATTPGKVIARSDLAEIIQYEPATDTVLKRPLLICPPWINKFYILDLNPAKSFIKWAVEQGHTVFVISWVNPDERHGRMDWEAYIREGLGVALDAIEDATGEREVNAIGYCVGGTLLAAALALMAKEGDERIRSVTFFTTQVDFTFAGDLKVFVDNDQITALERSMEGKGYLDGTKMATAFNMLRSGDLIWPYVVNNYMRGKDPMPFDLLYWNADSTRMSAANHSFYLRNCYLENNLTRGEMTLGGQKLSLADVTVPVYNLAAREDHIAPARSVFLGSSYFGGAVDYVMAGSGHIAGVVNHPSQNKYQFWSGGKPEGDFDTWVAKATETAGSWWPHWQAWIERQDGTKVAARKPGGKRLNALGDAPGEYVRVRV is encoded by the coding sequence ATGGCCAAGGTCGACGATTCGAACAGCAGCCATACGCAGGGACCGGCGTCCGTGGAGCAATATCTGGTGAAGGACCCGGAGCGCTTCGCGGTCAACCTCGCGCGCGTCATCGAGGAGGCCGGCAAGGCCGCCGCCGCGTGGGCCGGCCCGCGCGAAAAGGGCGAGGTGCGCGACACGATGGCCGAACCGGTCACCGACATGGTCAAGACCTTCTCGAAGCTCACCGAATACTGGCTGTCGGACCCGTCGCGGGCGCTCGAAGCGCAGACGCGGCTGTTCTCCGGCTACATGAATGTGTGGACGAACGCCATGCAGCGCATGGGCGACGCCGAGATCGAGGACGCGGTCCAACCCGAGAAGGGCGACAAGCGCTTCCAGGACCCGGAATGGGCGAAAAACGCGTTCTTCGACTTCCTGAAGCAGACCTATCTCGTCACGTCGAAATGGGCCGGCGACCTCGTGGAGCACGCCGACGGCCTCGACGAACACACGCGCCACAAGGCGCAGTTCTACGTCAAGCAGATCACGCAGGCGATCTCGCCCTCGAATTTCATTCTCACCAACCCCGAGATTTTTCGCGAAACCATATCCAGCAACGGCGAGAATCTTGTGCGCGGCATGCGCATGCTTGCCGAGGACATCACGGCCGGTGGCGGGGACCTCAAGCTGCGCCAGGCGGATTACTCGCGCTTCGAAGTCGGCCGGAACATCGCGACGACGCCCGGCAAGGTCATCGCCCGCAGCGACCTCGCGGAGATCATCCAGTATGAGCCGGCGACCGACACGGTCCTGAAGCGTCCGCTGCTGATCTGCCCGCCGTGGATCAACAAGTTCTACATCCTCGATCTCAATCCGGCGAAATCGTTCATCAAATGGGCGGTGGAGCAAGGCCACACCGTTTTCGTCATCTCATGGGTAAACCCGGACGAGCGGCACGGGCGCATGGATTGGGAGGCCTATATTCGCGAAGGACTGGGCGTCGCGCTGGACGCTATCGAGGACGCGACGGGCGAGCGCGAGGTCAACGCGATCGGCTATTGCGTCGGCGGGACATTGCTGGCCGCCGCCCTCGCCCTCATGGCGAAGGAAGGCGACGAGCGCATCCGCTCGGTCACCTTCTTCACCACGCAGGTAGACTTCACCTTCGCGGGCGACCTCAAGGTGTTCGTGGACAACGACCAGATCACCGCGCTCGAACGGTCGATGGAGGGCAAGGGCTATCTGGACGGCACGAAGATGGCGACCGCCTTCAACATGTTGCGCTCGGGCGACCTGATCTGGCCCTACGTGGTCAACAACTACATGCGCGGCAAGGATCCGATGCCGTTCGACCTGCTCTACTGGAACGCCGATTCGACCAGGATGAGTGCTGCGAACCATTCGTTCTACCTGCGCAACTGCTACCTCGAAAACAACCTGACGCGAGGCGAGATGACGCTTGGCGGCCAGAAGCTGTCGCTCGCCGACGTCACGGTCCCGGTCTACAATCTCGCCGCCCGTGAGGACCATATCGCCCCGGCGCGCTCGGTCTTTCTGGGCAGCAGCTATTTCGGCGGCGCCGTCGACTACGTGATGGCCGGCTCGGGCCACATCGCCGGCGTGGTCAACCATCCCTCGCAGAATAAGTACCAGTTCTGGAGCGGCGGCAAGCCGGAGGGCGACTTCGATACCTGGGTGGCCAAAGCTACCGAAACGGCGGGCTCCTGGTGGCCGCATTGGCAGGCCTGGATCGAGCGGCAGGACGGCACCAAAGTCGCCGCGCGAAAGCCGGGAGGCAAGCGGCTGAACGCGCTCGGCGACGCCCCCGGGGAATATGTTCGCGTCCGCGTTTGA
- a CDS encoding LL-diaminopimelate aminotransferase, whose product MEEFHKVRRLPPYVFEQVNRLKASARANGADIIDLGMGNPDLPTPKAIVDKLVDTVRDPRTHRYSSSRGIPGLRRAQANYYARRFGVKLDAERQIVATLGSKEGFANMAQAITAPGDVILCPNPTYPIHAFGFIMSGGVIRSMQVEPDAGFIPALERAMKHSIPKPLALIMNYPSNPTAYVATLDFYKDVVAFARKHDIIILSDLAYAEIYFDGAPPPSILQVPGAMDVAVEFTSMSKTFSMPGWRMGFAVGNERLIAALTRVKSYLDYGAFTPIQVAATAALNSDGSEIEEVRSIYHRRRDVMVDAFARAGWPIPAPAATMFAWAPIPEAFRHLGSLEFSKLLVEKADVAVAPGIGFGEHGDDFVRIALVENEHRIRQAARSIKRFLSTAGETPDNVVSISARR is encoded by the coding sequence ATGGAAGAGTTTCACAAGGTCCGCCGGCTTCCGCCCTACGTCTTCGAGCAGGTCAACCGGCTGAAGGCCTCCGCGCGCGCCAATGGCGCCGACATCATCGATCTCGGCATGGGCAATCCCGATCTTCCAACGCCCAAGGCCATCGTCGACAAGCTGGTCGATACAGTGCGCGACCCGCGCACCCATCGCTATTCGTCGTCGCGTGGCATTCCCGGCTTGCGCCGCGCGCAGGCCAACTATTACGCGCGCCGCTTCGGCGTGAAGCTCGACGCCGAGCGCCAGATCGTCGCGACGCTGGGCTCCAAGGAAGGCTTCGCCAACATGGCGCAGGCCATCACCGCGCCGGGCGACGTGATCCTGTGTCCGAACCCGACCTATCCGATCCACGCATTCGGCTTCATCATGTCGGGCGGCGTCATCCGCTCCATGCAGGTCGAGCCCGACGCGGGCTTCATCCCGGCGCTGGAGCGCGCGATGAAGCACTCGATCCCCAAGCCACTCGCGCTGATCATGAACTACCCGTCGAACCCGACGGCCTATGTCGCGACGCTCGACTTCTACAAGGACGTCGTCGCCTTCGCGCGCAAGCACGACATCATCATCCTGTCCGATCTCGCTTATGCGGAGATTTATTTCGACGGCGCGCCGCCGCCCTCGATCCTGCAGGTCCCCGGCGCGATGGACGTGGCGGTCGAGTTCACCTCCATGTCCAAAACCTTCTCCATGCCCGGCTGGCGCATGGGCTTCGCGGTCGGCAACGAACGCCTGATCGCAGCGCTGACACGTGTGAAGTCGTATCTCGACTACGGCGCGTTCACTCCCATTCAGGTTGCCGCCACCGCCGCGCTCAACAGCGACGGTTCGGAGATCGAGGAAGTGCGTTCGATCTACCATCGCCGCCGCGATGTGATGGTGGACGCGTTCGCGCGTGCCGGCTGGCCGATCCCGGCGCCCGCCGCGACGATGTTTGCCTGGGCGCCGATCCCGGAAGCGTTCCGGCATCTCGGATCCCTCGAATTCTCCAAGCTGCTGGTCGAGAAGGCCGACGTCGCGGTCGCGCCCGGCATCGGATTCGGGGAGCATGGCGACGATTTCGTCCGCATCGCGCTGGTCGAGAACGAACACCGCATCCGGCAGGCCGCGCGCTCCATCAAGCGCTTCCTGTCCACCGCCGGCGAAACGCCGGACAACGTCGTATCGATCAGCGCGCGGCGCTGA
- a CDS encoding patatin family protein has translation MLEWASLRGRHEEGNGGDLPSGPDLPQAKPVKKSGISLALGGGAARGWAHIGVLRALDEAGIEIDMIAGTSIGALVGGCYLAGKLDELEEFARSLTKRRMFGLLDLHLGGNGLFGGMKLTARMQEHLAGVTFADLSKPFVCVATEIRTGHEIWLSSGSLIKAMRASYALPGVFEPVTCNKRVLVDGALVNPVPVSVCRAHEQPLVVAVNLHYDLFGRAAVIKHSADDVEDGPLVVDRGSNDRNARIGITGVMVEAFNIIQDRISRARMAGDPPDMSLLPKLGHIGLTEFHRADEAIRLGYEVTRAQLGELERLQTVLG, from the coding sequence ATGCTCGAATGGGCGTCTTTGCGCGGCAGGCATGAAGAGGGCAATGGCGGAGATCTTCCGTCGGGGCCGGATCTGCCGCAGGCAAAGCCAGTGAAGAAATCCGGTATCTCGCTCGCGCTCGGTGGCGGTGCCGCGCGTGGCTGGGCCCATATCGGCGTGCTGCGTGCGCTGGATGAGGCAGGCATCGAGATCGACATGATCGCGGGAACCTCGATCGGCGCACTGGTCGGCGGCTGCTACCTCGCGGGCAAGCTCGACGAGTTGGAGGAATTCGCGCGCTCGCTCACCAAGCGGCGCATGTTCGGCCTGCTTGACCTTCATTTGGGCGGCAATGGTCTCTTCGGCGGCATGAAGCTCACTGCGCGCATGCAGGAGCACCTTGCCGGCGTCACCTTTGCAGATTTGTCGAAGCCATTCGTGTGCGTCGCCACCGAGATCCGAACCGGTCATGAAATATGGCTGTCGAGCGGCTCGCTGATCAAGGCCATGCGCGCATCCTATGCGCTTCCCGGCGTCTTCGAGCCCGTAACCTGCAACAAGCGGGTTCTGGTCGATGGAGCTCTGGTCAATCCGGTTCCCGTGTCGGTCTGCCGCGCGCACGAGCAGCCGCTCGTCGTGGCGGTCAACCTGCACTACGATCTGTTCGGTCGCGCAGCGGTCATCAAGCACAGCGCCGACGACGTCGAGGACGGTCCTCTCGTGGTCGATCGCGGCTCGAACGACCGCAACGCGCGCATCGGCATCACCGGCGTGATGGTCGAGGCCTTCAACATCATCCAGGATCGCATTTCGCGCGCCCGCATGGCCGGCGACCCACCGGACATGTCGCTGCTGCCCAAGCTCGGGCATATCGGCCTGACGGAATTCCACCGCGCGGACGAGGCCATCCGGCTCGGCTACGAGGTCACGCGCGCGCAGTTGGGCGAGTTGGAGCGGTTGCAGACGGTTCTGGGGTAG
- the hisI gene encoding phosphoribosyl-AMP cyclohydrolase — MEFSLPSKDKAVLEEGAAFTPRFDGNGLVTAVVTDARDGELLMVAHMNAQALALTVETGVAHYWSRSRESLWKKGETSGNLQQVVELRTDCDQDAVWLKVEVAGHDATCHTGRRSCFYRTVIADDGHARLVGDGSEARFDPKTIYSGKA, encoded by the coding sequence ATGGAATTTAGCCTCCCCTCCAAAGACAAGGCCGTGCTGGAAGAAGGCGCGGCCTTCACGCCGCGTTTCGACGGTAACGGCCTCGTCACCGCCGTGGTGACCGATGCACGCGACGGCGAACTGCTGATGGTCGCCCACATGAACGCGCAGGCGCTCGCCCTGACTGTTGAGACCGGCGTGGCGCACTATTGGTCCCGTTCTCGGGAAAGCCTCTGGAAAAAGGGCGAAACGTCGGGAAACCTCCAACAGGTGGTAGAGCTGCGTACCGACTGTGATCAGGATGCGGTCTGGCTGAAAGTGGAAGTGGCCGGACATGACGCGACCTGCCACACTGGCCGCCGATCCTGCTTCTACAGGACCGTAATAGCGGATGACGGACATGCGAGGCTGGTCGGGGACGGCAGCGAAGCAAGGTTTGACCCGAAGACGATCTATTCCGGCAAGGCGTAG
- a CDS encoding BrnT family toxin, translating to MDQQPLILPDRSGSREVRFNAVGRNGSGRHVFIVFCLRESGESLLMRPISARYMHEKEVRTYDRTRET from the coding sequence TTGGACCAGCAGCCGCTGATACTGCCCGACCGTAGCGGCTCGCGGGAAGTTCGCTTCAATGCCGTTGGCAGAAATGGTTCCGGGCGCCATGTGTTTATCGTGTTTTGCCTGCGTGAAAGTGGTGAATCGCTTTTGATGCGGCCGATCAGCGCCCGCTATATGCATGAGAAAGAGGTCAGGACTTATGACCGCACACGAGAAACTTAA
- the recJ gene encoding single-stranded-DNA-specific exonuclease RecJ — MNDRRYFLDVRKSATGLAWAHRLDQRQENVALAIAQSHGVPDIVARVLAGRGVTQDDAPGFLDPTIRDLLPDPRSLTDMDAAAGRIADAVMRRERVAIFGDYDVDGATSSALMRRFFDHYGVESEIYIPDRIFEGYGPNPDAMRELVGRGARLIVTVDCGTNSAASVDAANEAGAEVVVLDHHQVGGALPDAVAIVNPNREDDLSGQGHLCAAGVVFVTLVRTVSVLRERGHAEKAPDLLGWLDLVALGTVCDVVPLTGVNRAFVVKGLIAMRRLGNVGLSALARVARIGEPLAAFHLSFILGPRINAGGRIGDAALGSRLLATDDPVEAQQIAETLDRLNQERQGLEQAMLAEARTEADIELASGHGPAIVVTASDSWHQGVVGLLAARLKEHARRPAFAIAFNANGLGSGSGRSIAGFDLGRMVRTAVERGLLVKGGGHAMAAGITVERPKLGALRAFFEEWAADEVSRLRHEETIDIDAALSADGATFDLLESLESAGPFGSGHPAPMLALPRHTLADARQVGTNHIRAELRSQTGARIQAMAFRAVDSDLGNFLFANRGRLIHVAGNLSANTWNGMKSVQFRITDAALA, encoded by the coding sequence ATGAACGACAGGCGATATTTTCTCGACGTGCGGAAGTCGGCGACCGGGCTTGCCTGGGCGCATCGGCTCGACCAGCGGCAGGAGAACGTGGCGCTCGCCATCGCGCAGAGCCACGGCGTGCCGGATATCGTCGCACGCGTGCTTGCCGGGCGCGGCGTCACGCAGGACGACGCGCCGGGCTTTCTCGATCCGACGATCCGCGACCTGTTGCCCGATCCGCGATCCCTGACCGACATGGATGCCGCAGCCGGCCGCATCGCCGATGCCGTGATGCGGCGCGAGCGTGTCGCGATCTTCGGCGATTACGATGTCGATGGCGCGACGTCCTCGGCCTTGATGAGACGGTTTTTCGACCATTACGGCGTCGAATCCGAAATCTACATTCCCGACCGCATCTTCGAAGGCTACGGCCCGAACCCGGACGCCATGCGTGAGCTCGTCGGGCGCGGGGCGCGGCTCATCGTTACGGTCGATTGCGGCACCAACAGTGCTGCCTCCGTCGATGCCGCGAATGAGGCGGGGGCGGAGGTCGTCGTGCTCGACCACCATCAGGTGGGCGGGGCGCTTCCTGACGCCGTCGCCATCGTCAATCCGAACCGCGAGGACGACCTGTCGGGGCAGGGGCATCTCTGCGCGGCCGGCGTGGTCTTCGTCACGCTGGTGCGCACGGTGAGCGTACTGCGCGAGCGCGGTCATGCCGAAAAGGCGCCGGACCTGCTCGGATGGCTCGATCTGGTCGCGCTCGGCACCGTGTGCGACGTCGTTCCCCTGACCGGCGTCAATCGCGCCTTCGTGGTGAAGGGGCTCATTGCCATGCGCCGTCTCGGCAATGTCGGGCTGTCGGCGCTTGCGCGTGTCGCCCGCATCGGCGAGCCGCTGGCTGCATTCCACCTGTCGTTCATCCTGGGCCCGCGCATCAATGCCGGTGGACGCATCGGCGACGCAGCACTCGGCAGCCGGTTGCTTGCCACCGACGACCCTGTCGAAGCGCAACAGATCGCCGAGACGCTGGACCGTCTGAACCAGGAGCGGCAGGGGCTCGAGCAGGCCATGCTGGCGGAAGCGCGCACCGAAGCCGACATCGAGCTCGCGTCAGGCCATGGCCCGGCGATCGTGGTCACGGCGAGCGATAGCTGGCATCAGGGCGTCGTGGGGCTGCTCGCGGCTCGGCTTAAGGAACATGCGCGCCGGCCCGCTTTCGCGATCGCATTCAACGCGAATGGCTTGGGCTCCGGGTCCGGCCGTTCGATCGCGGGTTTCGATCTCGGACGCATGGTCCGCACGGCCGTCGAGCGCGGGCTTCTGGTCAAGGGTGGCGGCCACGCCATGGCTGCGGGCATCACGGTCGAGCGCCCGAAACTTGGAGCCTTACGGGCATTTTTCGAGGAATGGGCGGCTGACGAAGTCTCCCGTCTGCGCCACGAGGAAACGATCGACATCGACGCCGCGCTCTCCGCCGACGGCGCGACCTTCGATCTGCTGGAATCCCTGGAAAGTGCCGGACCGTTCGGCTCCGGCCATCCGGCGCCGATGCTTGCCCTGCCTCGCCACACGCTCGCCGACGCACGCCAGGTGGGGACAAATCACATCCGTGCGGAACTGCGCTCACAGACCGGCGCGCGCATTCAGGCAATGGCCTTCCGCGCCGTGGATTCCGATCTTGGGAACTTCCTGTTCGCCAATCGCGGAAGGCTGATCCATGTGGCCGGCAATCTGTCGGCCAACACCTGGAATGGCATGAAGTCGGTGCAGTTCAGGATCACGGATGCGGCGTTGGCTTAA
- a CDS encoding homoserine dehydrogenase, translating to MSEALRVGIAGLGTVGASVARVLSDKAAELTRQCGRTIVVAGVSARDKSRDRGVDVSGAQWFDDPIELAKWDGIDVFVELIGGDEGAARSSVKAALEAGHHVVTANKALLAKHGLELAGLAEKKGVLLNYEAAVAGGIPIIKTMREAMAGNTVTRVFGILNGTCNYILTRMEAEGISFEECLKDAQRLGYAEADPTFDIEGQDTAHKLAILTSLAFGSKIAADDIYLEGISNITQADIRAASELGYRIKLLGVAVRTETGIEQRVHPTMVPTASVIAQVHGVTNAVAVETDILGELLLSGPGAGGNATASAVVGDVADIAKSRPGFQHGPVFGRPVKELSPYKKARMRSHAGGYFIRLTVHDRIGVFAAIAKRMADSDISLESIVQHSDGTDTAAQKTVILVTHETTEAAVRKAVDGITKDGHLVDKPQVIRIERAA from the coding sequence ATGAGCGAAGCTTTGCGTGTTGGAATTGCCGGTCTCGGCACGGTTGGTGCGTCGGTGGCGCGGGTTCTGTCTGACAAGGCAGCCGAACTTACCCGCCAGTGCGGCCGAACCATCGTCGTTGCAGGCGTCTCCGCGCGCGACAAAAGCCGCGATCGCGGCGTGGACGTGTCCGGCGCGCAGTGGTTCGACGATCCGATCGAACTCGCCAAATGGGACGGCATCGACGTCTTCGTGGAGCTTATCGGCGGAGACGAGGGAGCGGCACGCAGTTCCGTCAAGGCGGCGCTCGAGGCCGGCCATCATGTTGTCACCGCCAACAAGGCGCTGCTTGCCAAGCACGGCCTCGAACTTGCGGGCCTCGCCGAGAAGAAGGGCGTGCTTCTCAACTACGAGGCTGCGGTCGCGGGCGGTATCCCGATCATCAAGACGATGCGCGAGGCGATGGCCGGCAACACGGTCACCCGCGTCTTCGGCATCCTCAACGGCACCTGCAACTACATCCTGACGCGCATGGAAGCCGAGGGCATCTCGTTCGAGGAGTGCCTGAAGGACGCGCAGCGCCTCGGCTACGCCGAAGCCGACCCGACATTCGACATCGAGGGGCAGGACACGGCGCACAAGCTGGCGATCCTGACGAGCCTCGCCTTCGGCTCGAAGATCGCCGCTGACGATATCTATCTCGAAGGCATCTCGAACATCACGCAGGCCGACATACGCGCGGCGAGCGAACTCGGCTATCGGATCAAGCTGCTCGGCGTCGCCGTGCGGACCGAGACCGGCATCGAGCAGCGCGTGCATCCGACCATGGTTCCGACCGCCTCCGTCATCGCGCAGGTCCATGGCGTCACGAACGCGGTCGCAGTCGAGACCGACATTCTGGGCGAACTCCTGCTGTCCGGGCCCGGTGCAGGCGGCAACGCCACGGCGTCGGCGGTTGTCGGCGACGTGGCCGATATCGCCAAGTCGCGTCCCGGCTTCCAGCATGGCCCGGTCTTCGGGCGGCCGGTCAAGGAGCTTTCGCCCTACAAAAAGGCGCGCATGCGCAGCCATGCGGGCGGTTACTTCATCCGCCTGACTGTGCATGACCGCATCGGCGTGTTTGCCGCGATCGCAAAACGCATGGCCGACAGCGATATCTCGCTCGAATCCATCGTCCAGCATTCCGATGGGACCGACACGGCTGCGCAGAAGACCGTGATCCTGGTCACGCACGAGACGACGGAGGCTGCGGTGCGCAAGGCCGTCGATGGAATCACCAAGGACGGCCATCTGGTCGACAAGCCGCAGGTGATCCGCATCGAGCGGGCCGCCTGA
- a CDS encoding BrnA antitoxin family protein produces MTAHEKLKPFPRFETDEEAEKFVAEADLSEYHFSQFKPMQFEFERKSEQVNLRMSAGLLTKIKQRAEARGIPYQRFIREILERAV; encoded by the coding sequence ATGACCGCACACGAGAAACTTAAGCCATTTCCTCGTTTTGAAACGGATGAGGAGGCAGAGAAATTCGTCGCCGAAGCAGACCTGTCGGAATATCATTTCTCGCAGTTCAAGCCGATGCAGTTTGAATTTGAGAGGAAGTCCGAGCAGGTCAATCTTCGTATGTCCGCGGGACTGCTCACCAAGATCAAGCAGCGTGCAGAGGCGCGAGGCATCCCGTATCAGCGATTTATTCGCGAGATACTGGAACGCGCCGTATAA
- the glpX gene encoding class II fructose-bisphosphatase: MAKTASSGLDRILTLELVRVTERAAVAAARLRGRGDEMAADQVAVDAMRSELNRLPIAGTVVIGEGERDEAPMLYIGEEVGTGDGPGVDIALDPLEGTTICAKNLPNSLAVIAIAEKGSLLYAPDVYMDKIAIGPGYAQGVVDIDAPAIENIENLAKAKGVPVSEITACILDRPRHARLIEAVRATGAAIRLIGDGDVAGVIHTTDPDETGIDIYLGTGGAPEGVLAAAALRCIGGQMQGRLQLNSEDKVARAAKMGISDPNKVYRMDEMARGDVLFAATGVTDGNLLAGVKFGRDSIQTHTIVMRSSSGTVREIKARHQDLDKF; encoded by the coding sequence ATGGCCAAAACCGCTTCGTCCGGTCTCGACCGTATTCTGACCCTCGAACTGGTGCGCGTCACCGAGCGCGCCGCCGTCGCTGCTGCGAGATTGCGCGGACGTGGCGACGAGATGGCAGCCGATCAGGTTGCGGTCGATGCGATGCGCTCGGAACTCAACCGCCTGCCGATCGCCGGCACGGTCGTCATCGGCGAGGGCGAGCGCGACGAGGCGCCGATGCTCTACATCGGCGAGGAAGTGGGCACCGGTGACGGTCCCGGCGTGGACATCGCGCTTGATCCGCTGGAAGGCACCACGATCTGTGCCAAGAACCTGCCGAATTCGCTGGCCGTCATTGCGATCGCCGAAAAGGGCAGCCTGCTCTACGCGCCGGACGTCTACATGGACAAGATCGCCATCGGACCCGGCTATGCGCAAGGCGTGGTCGACATCGACGCGCCGGCCATCGAGAACATCGAGAACCTCGCCAAGGCGAAAGGCGTGCCGGTCAGCGAGATCACGGCCTGCATTCTCGACCGACCACGCCATGCCCGCCTGATCGAGGCCGTGCGCGCGACCGGTGCGGCGATCCGCCTGATCGGTGACGGTGACGTGGCGGGTGTCATCCACACGACCGATCCGGACGAGACCGGCATCGATATCTATCTCGGCACGGGTGGCGCGCCGGAAGGCGTTCTTGCGGCTGCGGCATTGCGCTGCATCGGTGGCCAGATGCAGGGACGGCTTCAGCTCAACAGCGAAGACAAGGTGGCGCGGGCGGCCAAGATGGGCATCTCGGACCCGAACAAGGTCTACAGGATGGATGAAATGGCGCGCGGCGACGTCCTCTTCGCTGCGACCGGCGTGACCGATGGAAACCTGCTCGCCGGCGTCAAGTTCGGCCGCGATTCGATCCAGACCCACACGATCGTCATGCGCTCGTCCTCGGGCACGGTGCGCGAGATCAAGGCGCGCCATCAGGATCTGGACAAGTTCTGA